The Saccharomyces mikatae IFO 1815 strain IFO1815 genome assembly, chromosome: 15 DNA window AATTATCCCCTTTTTCATAGATTGTACCGCCCTTTTGTCACTCCTCATCAATTTTGGAATTATAAAATGACAGCACAATACGATCATTACGTAGTTTTGTAATCTCATTAGATACAGGATTAATATTGGGTTACTCTGAGCGTTGGGAAAAGATTTTAAAATCGTGAACAATGGTCCATAGAACAAAAGTAAAGGGACGTAACTTCTAGCAGCAAAGCTAGGTTCAAATTCCCATGGTACAGTACCTTTGGCCTTTGTAAACTGCATAACCAAAATCTCAATGCATTGAAAATGTTCATCTGGATGAATATACGATGGGCTCAACCCTAGCATTAGTCCGATAGCACAGACTAAATAGGGCCACAACTGATACCCCATTATACACACTTGAGTAACTGGTGTATGACTGTggaacaataataaaatggTAGCATATCTCACATAGGGCCATGCAGACGTTTTCACTGTGTTCTTCCTTATATTACTTCGAATCGTGCGCATCTCGCGACGTCTGCAAAGCTTCAAAGTTACACTCATCGTCGACACAAGTCTTCAGCGCCTTTACGGCAGAATTGAATATATGAGCTGTATCAAAAGCAACACATCTTCTGCGAGTATATAAATTAATTAGATGATCCTCTTTTACAATATTCGTGTTCGATTCGAAGTTTTGCGAACATCACAGTACGTACATAAAAGGGTAAAATAAAGTTCATAGAATTTCTTAGGTTTAATGTTGTACATGTTAAACACACTTCTTCTAGTATGTCTTAGTGGAATCCAGGTAAGAACAACTGGATATTACAAACACTCAAACTGCTAAGTTACTGGTTGATGAatattataataataataatagttaCCCGTATTAATCCTTGCCTACGTCGAAGATCTTCAAAACTTAAGAAgctaaaagaagaagtccTTTTAAGAAGCAGTACCATAACCAGAGAAAACCCGCAACAGCATTAATATTGGTGATCTATGTCACAAAAAATTGGACACAGTGGTTTGGCTTTTGCACGTCTTTGGCATCATGTTGATGTTGCTCGTGATAAGAGAACATTGGGTAGATTGGCCTCAGCAATAGCAATTACCTTGATTGGTAAACATAAGCCAGTCTATCATCCATCACAAGATTGCGGAGATTACGTGGTGGTAACTAATTGTCAAAAAATACGTGTAACAGGGAAGAAGTTTGAACAGAAGACCTACTGGTCCCATTCAGGTAGACCTGGTCAGCTTAAATTGCAGACAATGGAAAAGGTTGTTGCCGATAAAGGATATGGagagattttgaaaaaggcaGTTAGTGGTATGCTGCctaaaaataaactaaGAAAGCAAAGACTAGACCGCttgaaagtttttgatGGAAGTGAAAATCCTTATAAACAGAATATTACAGCATTTGCCCATGAACAATCATCTATACCAGaatctttcaaagaatcaATCTTAAACCAATTGAAATAGCTTTTGGTAGAACCACTTTGTCATTATCTTATATATATCCTTTTTGCAGTTTTCAACTCATGTATATACTCATCTGTTATGTAGTTTTTAAATCATAATGCGCAGCAAAAGGTTTTCCTTCCTCAATAAGCACTAAGTAAACTCATCGATGTGCATAACCGCAATAATGTCCTAAAATGAATACCGTGTATATATTCCTTATAATTTTATACTTAAGTTATTATTTATGAGTTAGATGTCTAGACTTCTCCGCATAAAGTTCATTAGTATATTATGAAAAAACTAAAGCTTACACTAGATAAAAATGCAAAATAGGGACTAGAAATGAACACTGGGAGTTCCTATTTTAATCGTCATTCTTCTAAATATTTTCTGATGCCCGAAGATTCTCTCGATTAGTCGGAAAGACATGCTAcatcttgttcttttatcGTTATTGTTTACTTGCTTGCCCTTCTTTTAGCAAGGTCCGCAAAGataagtttttttttttcttttgttagTTTCTTAAAGTTACAATATTGCTTCTTAAAAATCTCTTGAACGATCGGTATATAAACGTGGTGTGATGTTCATAGCCATCAGTTCTTGGAATAACAACTTTGCAGCATATGGTATATGAATTTGGTAGATATCAATCTTGTTATCACACCCCTTACATTCGAATTGGTTATGATTTAATTTAGCAATAACTGTCATCAGCCCGCAAATACCACAAATATGGACTCTAAAGGCATCGGATGCTTCCATCAATCTCTCCTTCAAGAACGAAGCAGCACCATGTGCGATCATACAGTCACGTTCCATCTCACCGAATCTCAAACCACCATCTCTTGATCTACCCTCCACTGGCTGTCTTGTCAAGACTTGCATTGGACCACGAGCTCTGGCATGAATTTTGTCATCCACCATATGTCTTAATCGTTGATAATATGTAGgaccaaagaaa harbors:
- the MRPL23 gene encoding mitochondrial 54S ribosomal protein uL13m (similar to Saccharomyces cerevisiae MRPL23 (YOR150W); ancestral locus Anc_5.496), whose protein sequence is MSQKIGHSGLAFARLWHHVDVARDKRTLGRLASAIAITLIGKHKPVYHPSQDCGDYVVVTNCQKIRVTGKKFEQKTYWSHSGRPGQLKLQTMEKVVADKGYGEILKKAVSGMLPKNKLRKQRLDRLKVFDGSENPYKQNITAFAHEQSSIPESFKESILNQLK